In Nitrospira sp., the following proteins share a genomic window:
- a CDS encoding vitamin B12-dependent ribonucleotide reductase translates to MRIERRFTRRGQGPYEGLTFVKRSSEIRNPDGSTVFKLENIDVPEQWSQLAIDILAQKYFRKAGVPQKDAAGNPLVGADGKPVLGSERDARQVFERLAGCWTHWGKEYGYFKTPEDSEAFQDEVGYMLARQMAAPNSPQWFNTGLHYAYGLSGPAQGHYYVDPKSREVVKSTNAFEHPQPHACFIQSVDDDLVNENGIMDLWVREARLFKYGSGTGTNFSRLRGDGEGLSGGGRSSGLMSFLKIGDRAAGAIKSGGTTRRAAKMVCLDLDHPDIEEFIDWKVIEEQKVAAMVTGSKICAQRLNAVLKACHVVDSMGQPKAEIDPKKNPVLREALAAARRDMVPEAYVHRMYAYAQQGFTHFVFHEYDTNWDGRAYQTVSGQNSNNSVRIPNEFFKALENDSDWQLKRRIDGKVCKTIKASDLWDRIAWAAWICADPGTQYDTTINEWHTCPEDGRINASNPCSEYMFLDDTACNLASLNLALFYTADGQFELENFRHAVRLWTIVLEISVLMASFPSKSIAERSYQFRTLGLGYANLGTVLMRQGIPYDSPKAMAICGAITSIMTGESYSTSAEMAAELWPFPGYTKNRDQMLRVIRNHRRAAYNTAADEYEGLSIVPLSIQPEHCPPDLLIAARRAWDRALELGTAYGYRNAQVTVIAPTGTIGLVMDCDTTGIEPDFALVKFKKLAGGGYFKIINQSIPQALTTMGYSESQIQDVIRYCVGAQTLKGAPFINHETLRNKGFDDAALERLESNLVQAFEIAFMFNKFTLGETFCIEKLGLTDAQLAETNFNMLKALGFTQEEIAAANEYCCGTMTVEGAPHLKAEHLPVFDCANRCGRIGQRFIHVDAHIRMMAAAQPFISGAISKTINMPAEATLDEVKSAYQFAWKSMVKAVALYRDGSKLSQPLSSSSDGEKTVEASVDTISVAAEKITERVLVRYLAKRRPLPGRRNGYTQKAVVGGHKLYLRTGEYEDGTVGEIFLDMHKEGAAFRSLMNCFAIAISLGLQHGVPLEEFVEAFVFTRFEPNGPVKLNDRIKMSTSIIDYIFRELAVTYLDRYDLAQVKEDDLRMDSMKMDEQDPECVDEEADLAALAKSSVNMEHLPIRRNGTKENGNGHTLAARKVELIRETLTLTEVQSAKVKGYEGDPCPECKQFTMVRNGTCLKCVSCGATNGCS, encoded by the coding sequence GTGAGAATTGAGCGGAGATTTACCCGTCGCGGCCAGGGCCCCTACGAGGGTCTCACGTTCGTCAAGCGGTCGTCGGAGATTCGTAATCCAGACGGATCCACGGTGTTCAAACTTGAGAACATTGATGTACCGGAACAGTGGTCTCAATTGGCCATTGATATTCTCGCCCAGAAGTATTTTCGGAAAGCGGGTGTGCCTCAGAAGGATGCAGCGGGCAATCCTCTGGTGGGTGCCGATGGGAAGCCGGTATTGGGTAGTGAGCGTGATGCCCGCCAGGTTTTCGAGCGGCTTGCTGGTTGTTGGACGCATTGGGGCAAAGAGTACGGCTACTTTAAGACGCCGGAGGATAGCGAGGCCTTTCAGGACGAGGTCGGCTATATGTTGGCCAGACAGATGGCCGCGCCCAATTCACCGCAATGGTTCAATACCGGGTTGCATTACGCCTATGGGCTTTCAGGTCCGGCGCAGGGACACTATTACGTCGATCCCAAGAGCCGTGAGGTGGTGAAGTCGACCAACGCCTTTGAGCATCCCCAGCCTCATGCCTGTTTTATCCAGTCTGTCGATGATGACCTCGTCAACGAAAACGGGATCATGGATTTGTGGGTGCGGGAAGCCCGGCTGTTTAAGTATGGGTCGGGAACCGGAACCAATTTTTCCCGTTTGCGGGGAGACGGTGAAGGCTTATCCGGCGGCGGTCGGTCGTCCGGCCTGATGTCCTTCCTCAAGATCGGAGACCGTGCAGCCGGTGCCATCAAGTCCGGCGGCACCACCAGGCGTGCTGCCAAGATGGTGTGTCTGGACCTCGATCATCCCGACATCGAAGAATTCATTGATTGGAAAGTCATCGAAGAGCAAAAAGTGGCCGCGATGGTCACAGGATCAAAGATCTGCGCGCAGCGGTTGAATGCGGTGTTGAAGGCCTGCCATGTCGTCGACAGCATGGGCCAGCCGAAGGCAGAGATCGATCCAAAGAAAAATCCTGTCTTGCGGGAAGCGCTGGCCGCGGCTCGCCGGGATATGGTGCCGGAAGCCTATGTGCATCGCATGTATGCCTATGCCCAACAGGGATTTACCCATTTTGTGTTTCATGAGTACGACACGAACTGGGATGGGAGAGCCTATCAGACGGTCTCCGGGCAGAACTCCAATAACAGCGTCAGAATCCCGAATGAGTTTTTCAAAGCGCTTGAGAACGACAGCGATTGGCAGTTGAAACGTCGGATCGACGGCAAGGTCTGCAAGACTATTAAGGCCAGCGATCTTTGGGACCGGATTGCCTGGGCGGCGTGGATCTGTGCCGATCCCGGTACGCAGTACGACACGACGATCAATGAATGGCATACCTGCCCGGAGGACGGTCGGATCAACGCCTCCAATCCCTGTTCCGAATACATGTTTCTGGACGATACGGCTTGCAACCTGGCGTCGCTCAATCTGGCGTTGTTTTATACGGCGGACGGACAGTTTGAACTCGAGAATTTTCGCCATGCCGTGCGCCTCTGGACGATCGTGCTGGAGATCAGTGTATTGATGGCCTCGTTCCCGAGTAAATCGATTGCGGAGCGAAGCTATCAGTTCCGTACGCTGGGGTTGGGCTATGCCAATCTCGGGACGGTATTAATGCGGCAGGGGATTCCATATGACTCTCCCAAGGCCATGGCAATCTGCGGAGCGATTACGTCGATCATGACTGGAGAGTCGTATAGCACCTCGGCGGAAATGGCCGCGGAGCTCTGGCCATTTCCCGGATATACGAAAAATCGCGACCAGATGTTGCGCGTTATCCGCAACCACCGTCGAGCGGCCTATAACACCGCGGCGGATGAATATGAGGGGCTGTCGATCGTTCCGTTGAGCATTCAGCCGGAGCATTGTCCGCCGGATCTGCTCATCGCTGCCCGCCGGGCCTGGGATCGGGCCTTGGAACTCGGAACGGCCTATGGGTATCGCAATGCACAGGTGACGGTGATTGCGCCAACCGGCACCATCGGGCTGGTGATGGATTGCGATACCACCGGGATCGAGCCGGACTTTGCTTTGGTGAAGTTCAAGAAGCTGGCCGGTGGCGGGTACTTCAAGATCATCAACCAGAGTATTCCCCAGGCCCTCACGACCATGGGGTATTCCGAGAGCCAGATTCAGGACGTCATCCGTTATTGCGTCGGTGCGCAGACACTCAAGGGTGCACCGTTCATCAATCATGAGACCCTGCGCAATAAAGGGTTTGACGATGCCGCGCTGGAACGGCTTGAAAGCAACCTGGTCCAGGCGTTTGAAATCGCGTTTATGTTTAACAAGTTTACCTTGGGTGAAACGTTTTGCATCGAGAAGCTCGGCTTGACTGATGCACAGTTGGCCGAAACGAACTTCAATATGCTCAAGGCGCTGGGATTCACCCAGGAAGAAATTGCCGCGGCCAATGAATACTGTTGCGGCACGATGACGGTCGAAGGGGCGCCGCATTTGAAAGCCGAGCATCTGCCGGTCTTCGATTGCGCCAATCGCTGCGGCCGGATCGGTCAGCGTTTCATTCACGTCGATGCGCATATCCGGATGATGGCCGCAGCACAACCGTTTATCAGCGGCGCCATCAGCAAGACCATCAATATGCCGGCAGAGGCCACGCTTGACGAGGTCAAGTCAGCCTATCAGTTCGCGTGGAAGAGCATGGTGAAGGCCGTCGCACTCTATCGGGACGGCTCGAAGTTGAGCCAGCCGCTGAGTTCATCGAGCGATGGGGAGAAGACCGTCGAGGCGTCTGTCGATACGATTTCGGTTGCCGCAGAGAAGATCACCGAGCGTGTGCTGGTCCGCTATCTGGCCAAGCGGCGACCGTTGCCGGGACGGCGAAACGGCTATACCCAAAAAGCCGTTGTCGGCGGGCATAAGCTGTATTTGCGAACCGGTGAGTATGAAGACGGCACGGTCGGCGAGATTTTTCTGGATATGCACAAGGAAGGCGCCGCGTTCCGAAGTCTGATGAACTGTTTTGCCATCGCAATTTCTTTGGGCTTGCAGCATGGAGTCCCGTTGGAAGAATTTGTCGAGGCCTTTGTGTTTACCCGGTTCGAGCCGAATGGGCCGGTCAAGCTGAATGATCGCATTAAGATGTCGACATCGATCATCGACTACATCTTCCGTGAGCTGGCCGTGACCTACCTGGATCGGTACGATTTGGCGCAGGTCAAAGAGGACGATCTTCGGATGGATTCGATGAAGATGGATGAGCAAGATCCGGAATGTGTGGACGAAGAAGCGGACCTTGCTGCGCTGGCGAAATCATCGGTGAACATGGAGCATCTGCCGATTCGCCGGAATGGAACAAAAGAGAATGGAAACGGTCATACTCTGGCGGCGCGTAAAGTCGAGCTTATCCGCGAGACTCTGACCCTGACTGAGGTGCAGAGTGCCAAGGTCAAGGGTTATGAAGGGGATCCCTGTCCGGAGTGCAAACAATTTACGATGGTACGAAACGGCACCTGTCTGAAGTGCGTGAGCTGCGGCGCAACGAATGGATGTTCATAG
- a CDS encoding DUF4359 domain-containing protein, whose amino-acid sequence MSLLRLVIIVLVLGVAVGLAFSNPTMDDYLQFVERELGKAIDRMDRSAPSREQQFIRQVFQSQSKKILQEVVRPHTKRQNWGIASRYVTQAVSTKIVVIGVAGHFIPLEGVEEATIKIGRLAF is encoded by the coding sequence ATGAGTCTTCTTCGTCTCGTGATCATCGTGTTGGTATTGGGTGTGGCGGTGGGACTGGCCTTCTCCAATCCAACGATGGACGACTATCTGCAGTTTGTGGAAAGGGAATTAGGTAAGGCGATTGATCGAATGGATCGGAGTGCTCCCAGCCGTGAGCAGCAATTTATCCGGCAGGTCTTCCAAAGTCAGAGCAAGAAGATTCTCCAAGAGGTGGTTCGCCCCCATACGAAGCGGCAGAATTGGGGGATCGCAAGTCGGTATGTCACACAGGCGGTAAGTACGAAGATTGTTGTGATCGGTGTGGCTGGTCACTTCATTCCTCTCGAAGGAGTTGAGGAGGCCACCATTAAAATTGGACGATTGGCTTTTTAG
- a CDS encoding MFS transporter yields MNFSKFIPLALLNRRLAVMFPLGFLSGLPLALTAGTLQAWLTVEGVDLKTIGIFTLVGLPYTLKFLWAPVIDRLVPPWLGRRRGWMVLTQLCVALGVVLMAVTSPRHHPELLAVFALLVAFLAASLDIVFDAYRTETLESQERGFGAAVWVNGYRIALLVAGAGALVIADFVGWQTTYLLLAALMVIGTGIIFLSPEPGRVADAPKTMGEAIGAPLAEFFTRSHAVGFLAVIVLYKLGDAFASSLQTAFLIGGVGFTAGEVGYVKGIGILATLLGALFGGLLMARMGLVQSLLLFGLLQAVSNLGFVVLAWAGKSAALLAAVVMVENITGGMGTAAFVALVMSLCDPRYTATQFALLSSLEALGRVFAGRPSADVVAAVGWGQFFLLTFVVALPGLWAVWRVREMISFGPSSHVAPVVPAVVPVQPAGTR; encoded by the coding sequence ATGAATTTTTCTAAGTTCATCCCCTTGGCCTTGTTGAACCGCCGTTTGGCGGTCATGTTCCCCCTTGGGTTTCTGTCAGGGCTTCCGCTAGCACTCACGGCAGGGACGCTGCAAGCCTGGCTCACGGTCGAAGGGGTGGATCTGAAAACCATCGGCATTTTCACGCTGGTGGGATTGCCCTATACGCTCAAGTTTCTCTGGGCGCCGGTGATCGATCGGTTGGTTCCTCCCTGGCTGGGGCGCCGGCGCGGCTGGATGGTGCTGACGCAGCTCTGTGTCGCCCTCGGCGTGGTCCTGATGGCGGTGACGAGTCCGCGGCATCATCCGGAGCTGCTTGCGGTCTTTGCCCTGCTCGTGGCCTTTCTCGCGGCCTCACTCGACATTGTCTTCGACGCCTATCGGACCGAGACGTTGGAATCCCAGGAGCGGGGATTCGGCGCAGCCGTGTGGGTGAACGGCTACCGGATCGCATTGCTAGTGGCCGGGGCCGGGGCGTTGGTCATCGCAGATTTCGTGGGGTGGCAAACGACCTATCTCCTGCTGGCCGCGCTCATGGTGATCGGGACGGGCATTATCTTCTTAAGTCCCGAGCCTGGCCGCGTGGCCGATGCTCCGAAGACGATGGGTGAAGCGATCGGTGCGCCGCTCGCCGAGTTCTTTACGCGTTCCCATGCGGTCGGATTTCTGGCGGTGATTGTGCTCTACAAGCTTGGCGATGCCTTTGCCTCCTCGCTTCAAACCGCGTTTCTCATCGGTGGAGTTGGGTTCACCGCCGGGGAAGTCGGGTACGTGAAGGGCATCGGGATTCTAGCGACGCTGCTGGGCGCTTTATTCGGCGGGCTCTTAATGGCAAGGATGGGGCTCGTACAGTCGCTCTTGCTATTCGGTCTGTTGCAGGCTGTGTCGAATCTTGGATTTGTCGTGCTGGCCTGGGCGGGGAAGAGCGCGGCGCTGCTAGCCGCCGTAGTCATGGTTGAAAACATCACCGGGGGGATGGGCACGGCAGCGTTCGTGGCGCTGGTAATGTCGCTCTGCGATCCGCGGTATACGGCCACGCAGTTTGCGTTGCTGTCCTCGCTCGAAGCCCTCGGCCGCGTCTTTGCCGGTCGCCCTTCCGCCGATGTCGTCGCGGCGGTCGGGTGGGGCCAATTTTTTCTGCTGACGTTTGTTGTGGCGCTGCCTGGTCTCTGGGCGGTCTGGCGGGTACGTGAAATGATTTCTTTTGGCCCATCCAGTCATGTTGCGCCGGTTGTCCCAGCCGTTGTGCCGGTTCAGCCGGCGGGCACCCGCTAA